The Winogradskyella schleiferi genome contains the following window.
TTTTCAAATTAGGCAATTTTTCTGTCAATCGATTCGAAAGTAAATCCATAGCCTCTTGGGAAATATCGATAGGGATGTAATGGACATCAATATTATGATTTACCAAATATTCTAAAAGCTTGAAAGTTTTAAAGCCATCTCCAGCACCTAATTCAATAATATTAAAAGGTTCTGAAAACTTGAGCGCCTTGTATATCTGTTTGGATTGCATGGACAGAATCTCAAACTCTGCATTGGTAGGATAATATTCTGGCATATTCATAATTTCCTGAAATATGCGACTTCCATTATCATCGTAAAAATACTTAGATGGTAAGTGTTTGTTTTTGGCTGTTAAGCCTTTAAGCACGTCTTGTGCGAAAGTGTTTTTCATTTCAATGTCTAATGCATTATTCTTTGTCATTAAGAATAGTTTTTATTATTACAAATATCATTTTGCCATATGCCCATTATGGGCTTATCTTGCTAATCTAATTCCTGAAAATAGCCAACGCATGTCAGCTGTAAAAAAGTTTCTATAAGTTGGTCTGCAATGGTTTTTAGAGGTTGCGACCGAGCCACCTCTCAATACCATTTGATTGACCATAAATTTACCATTGTACTCACCCAATGCGCCTTCTACTTTGGTGAAATTTGGGTAAGGTAAATAAGCACTATTGGTCCATTCCCAGAGTTGCCCATGGTCAAATTGTTTTGAGGCCACTTCCCATTCAAACTCGGTTGGCAATCGCATATCTTTCCATTGTGCATAAGCAAAAGCTTCGTAAAATGTTATATGATTTACTGGTAAATCTCCTTCCAATTCTTTAAATCCTTGCAAGGTATATTGCATCCATTTTCCATCGACCTTATGCCAATACATTGGCGATTTTAATTCGTTATTCTGAACAAACTCCCAACCATCAGCATGCCAAAGATTAAAGTCCTTGTAACCACCAGCTTCTATAAATTCAATATATTCTGAATTGGTGACAAGCCGATTGGAAATTTCAAAATCATGAAGGTAAACCTTATGCCTTCCTAGTTCATTATCGAAACAAAAGCCTTCATTGGTATGACCAATTTCGTAAACGCCTTCCTCAATGTGAATAAATTCTTGTGGTTGATTTTCTTTTAGTAAATGCACTTGAAAATCCAAAACAGGAAACGAGGGTTGATGACCAAAAATGTACTTGATATCGTAAATTAATAATTCTTGATGTTGCTGTTCGTGTTGCAGACCGATTTCTATAACCTCTGAAATGTCATCCGAAATGCCTTCTTCGATAAAATCTGAAAGCTTTTGGTTTACATAGGTTCTGTATTTTAAAACCTCATCCAAAGTAGGGCGTGTCATAGTGCCGCGATTTGCTCTCATCACGCGTTTTCCCACATTATTGTAATAGCTATTGAAGTAGTA
Protein-coding sequences here:
- the egtB gene encoding ergothioneine biosynthesis protein EgtB, with the protein product MQTLLKNTITKDRFLEIRHQTALICKSLKPEDVSIQPVEFVSPSKWHLAHSTWFFEQFVLTKYKSGYKVFNDDFAYYFNSYYNNVGKRVMRANRGTMTRPTLDEVLKYRTYVNQKLSDFIEEGISDDISEVIEIGLQHEQQHQELLIYDIKYIFGHQPSFPVLDFQVHLLKENQPQEFIHIEEGVYEIGHTNEGFCFDNELGRHKVYLHDFEISNRLVTNSEYIEFIEAGGYKDFNLWHADGWEFVQNNELKSPMYWHKVDGKWMQYTLQGFKELEGDLPVNHITFYEAFAYAQWKDMRLPTEFEWEVASKQFDHGQLWEWTNSAYLPYPNFTKVEGALGEYNGKFMVNQMVLRGGSVATSKNHCRPTYRNFFTADMRWLFSGIRLAR